GGAAAAGATTAGCTGACACTTGTTTATGTTTGAATTCCAGGTGATCCATGAAGACTTTAACGAAGGTATTATTCAAGTTCAAGCGAAGAAGAAAGCCAGTCTTAATTATTATGCATAATTTGAGTTTGTATTACCGTTTGTATTACTAGACGCATGGCACAATCTTCCAGTATCATCAACCACTTTTTGTGtgcttatttttttttctttcttagttTAAGTTTATATTCTGCAGTGAATTCTAGAGCATCATTGGTTCATGGTTCAAATTTACTATTATAAACAGTCAAAAGCTCGTTTGGTTTTACCATTTTATAGAACTAATCTCAACTAACATCAAAAGGAAGGTTGAAACAGCTGGATTCATATTTTTGATCCCAATATGTGAGAAACATATCAACAGTATGTTCAGGGAAAACAGATCACACATGAGAGACTTGAGATTTTAGACATGTTTTGGGAAATAGACTGTCTACATAACTATCGTGGGGGGGGTCAACACTCAACAGGCATCGTGTTTTGCTGAACTTTTCCATCTTCTCACTGTCTTTGCTTAACTTCCATCTTCTCACTGGCATATAAATCCAATGTGAACATCCGTAACAGGCACCTAAAAAATTCCAAAAGCTCTCAAAGGGTCGTCTACAAAATCTGTGAAGTTACAGATTCGATTTATGGAATTCTGAGAATGCAGAGATGAGGGAATATGGGATTGCGATCCTAGTTTTGGGTTGAGGGCAAGCCTCTCAAGAACGTCTATGATTGGACCACGGGAAATAGGGATAGCTTCATCCGTATGAGAGTAACCACTGCATCTTGTTGATGTTACATTGACAAGAGCTTTGGTCTTCAATTTGGCGGCATCAATAATACCACCTACTGGGTAAGGTCATGGTCAGGCTCTTCGATACAATTAGCCTTGGGCATCTTAGGAAGGTCGTGATCGATTCAGATGAAAGCATTACCAACAACAACTGAAGGTGGCACATATTTACTGCAACGGTTTCAATATGTACCGTTAACTTTTTTAGTGCCCACGTTGATTTTGAAGCTGTGCCGATTCATCTGATCAATTATGTTCTAGTCAATAGTGAAAAGGACACCAACACAATGCAGTACTTATTCGCAAAAAGCGGTATATCTATGACCTGACAATCCAAAAGGAATGCAGAACCAACGAGAATAGAAGGAAACAAAACTGTACGATGTCAAGTTCTAAGTATACTCCAATGATAATAATGGCAAATATAGTTTTACCAGAAATACCTGCAGTTATACTCGACGTTACATTTATTTAGTAGTAAGACATTGTACTTCATTGAAGATACTACAATTGATCAACATTCGACGAACAAACTATGAATTCGATCTTTGGATTTCTAGATCGTCCGTTCTAAACCTGATTTTGAAGATACAAATTTCAATTTTTGGTTTTAAGTTTCTTCACAATCATCACATTGCAGTGAGCATGATGCGCACAATAATCACTTACACTTCCCAAAACAGCcctatgaaagaaaaaaaaaagaaaaaaaagatcaaaactCAACGACAATAAAAGAAATAACTCTCCATCTGGCAAGCGACAATAGCAACATTTAACGAGTAAAATGAATAGATCTTGAACCTTTTCAATGCTCCATAACCATGGCTACCCACAACCAAAACTGTTGCATGATGTCTTTCTACAGCATCACAAAGAACATTTCTAGCATCGCCTTCGACCACATCTACTGTGATCTCCTTAACCTACACATGAATTCATGAAGTTAGATTCATTTCCCGCTGTCTCAACGGTTAAGTTACCGATCTATGTGATATATGTAAAATTGACTATTACCGCTTTCCCAATGACCTCCTTAGCTTTCTCTACAATCCTAGTCGCTGCCCTTTTCAAATCCATCTCGACAAACGGCAAAACTTCCGCAGCTCCTGCGACAACGGCTATCCACATTAGCAATCAGAAACACTCACACACAGAAACAACAAAGTTAGCTTAACATACATTTCAAATACGATTTACACgaggaaacaatatttttggGAGGAAGGTTTTACCAGGTCCAGCAAGTCCAATGACGGAAGCTGGGGCAGGTTTCGAATGAACAATTACGAGTTTATAAGGTTGTTGTTCTTCAGAGAAGGAAGCGAAAAAACGATCAATAGTCCATTGAAGTGCGTAAAAACTATGTTCACTATCATCGATTCCGACCATCATAACCGGTTTCTCTGCTGCCATTCTGTGATAAATGCTTTAGCCTCAACTATCTGTTTGTGTGTGTCTCTGTCTCTCTACCCTGTAGAACTATAGAGAACCAATTCTGAGGCACTAGTTAGTTAACCAAATTGTCATATACTGGCAATAAACAGTTAGTATAGAACTACTTCATCTCTATGTGTGCCACGCGTCTCACTAAACTCACCATTAAACTTCTGAAACTATGGGGTTAGTTATTTTTAGTTGGTCCTTTTGAAAGGGTCATTTTCTAGAGTTCTAGAAAGTCGGGCACAAAAAACTCTTGGGAGTTCAATATTTCAGTGGTAACTGGATTAGACTTAAGCTTGAGGTGCCTTAGTCGTATAATACTGGAAGAACATGTCCTGCATTTACAACTGAACAGATTACCTACTCGAAACAACGTAATTAAACGAGTTTATCTCATGTTCTTCTATTTGTGGAGTCTGCCTTGGACAAGAGGAGAATGCTAGTCACATCTTCCTACATGGCAGCAATGTATGGAACAGTTGGGTCTGGGCTAGACCCTGTAAGATAATTTCTTATATGATAATTATCTCTATTGGGTCCATGTGAGAATCTGGTTATATTTATGATATTACTAAATATCTAATCCATGGTTTATATAAGGAGTTAGTATCCTATTTATgttcttccttgatggacggtcgagatctaatgtCTAATACTAAAATCCTAGGAACTTGGCCATCTCTCTACCAATAAAAGAGACACAATAACCATCAATGTTGTGTCTAAGGAATTACTCATTACGACCAAGGTgaagagagagaaaccatgacctccacaaggtattaccgTTGCTCCAAGTTGATCGATCACAGACTAAGGATTAGCACTATAAGGTATTTCACTCTTTTTGATGCAAATCTGCAATGGAGAAGGGAATCGAACCTACGAGAGGAGAAGCAAAGATTTTATGGAAGTTCATCATACCAGCACGTTTGGGTGTTATATGGATGGAGCAAAACCGAAGACTATTTTCTACCAAGAGTTCAATGAGGATCAAGTGGCTAAAAGAAATAGGTCTCTAATTTGTTTTTCATGGGTGAAAATAATTCACCCCGAAGTTAAATCAAATATTCTTCAGCTCTAAACCTTCTAGGTCACACTAACTATTACAAAGGACCATGGGAAATATTGGACTCTGCCCCGTCATGACGTAGGAATTCAAGTTTCTTCATGTTCTCTAAAACTAAACCTCTGAGAATTGATCTTACTAGCTTTCATCaatcagttcttcttcttgtgaTTATCTTTAGCAGTTACATCATCTACAAACCTATTTACTACCTATTTCTATATTCATCCGACAATCTTTATCCATCAAGAATTATCCCAACAAGAAAATCCACAAGAAATATTTCAACAAGCTCAAAATTAAAAGCATACATTTCATTAAACATTACTTAAAAAGGTTCCAAACTAGCATTCGTCATTGCATCTCAAATTTGCTTTCTAGCTATTACATTTCCGGTTGTTCAAAACAATGTTTTGATAGTCCTACACAATATAACCTGAGTAATCCTTTCCAAATCACTTACCATTTCAAACACCATATCCAACACCAAAATACTATTGCAAATTCAAACATTACTATTTCAAACAAGAAAAACTTTCTTAACAGCACCACCTATTCACAACATCTAGACAATAAAACACATTCAACAAAAGCCGATCAAAAAAAGAGGAAGACAAGGAACTTGTTCACCAGCAGTAGCATCAAAATTCAGAAGACCAGGAGTAAGCATCGAGAAAGCCATCTTacaaaaaacttgttgatcatCTTCAAACTTTTCTCAAAGTCTGAAGACTTGGATGCTTTCAACACCCAAAAAGAGAACTCTAAAAGTCCTCTACATCGTAACTCCAGCCTTCATCCTCTTCATATTGTGCACTGTAACTGCTGCCTGATGAAGCAGAAGAAGTGTCACCATCTCCTGAAGAGGTACTCTCATCActatcttcctcctcatcatcttcatcactggTAGTATCCGGAAGCTCTTTACCATCATCACTGGATTCTTTTCCACGAGTGGTTCTGGGAAATATCCTTGAAGGGGCTCTCTCATCATCACTGGGTTCTCCTTCTCGCATGGTTCTGGCAAAGACTTTTGGATTGGCACGCTCATAATCAAACCGCCTATGCAGTTTCCAATCAAAGTACCTCTCCGTCCTCTTCATGTCCTCTGCAACATCAGAATCCTCTTCACTGGTGTTTACTTCCTCCAATGGCTACTCAAATCCACCATCATTGCCTTCCTCTGAATCACTCTCAGTTGCACTGCCATAATTTGGACCTTTCTGGTGCTTCAAagatctctcttcttctttccaatCAACTCGTGCAAGATGTTTCGGCACCCAAGAAGCAAAAAGAGAATCAATTTCTTATTCTTCTCTCctcttattctcttcttcttctctctgacGTTGAGTCGCTTCCCCTGCATGTCTATTTATCTCTCCCTGAACCTCATCCCTCAACTTCATTAATTCATCTATTTCTAGCAATAAAGCTTGACTTTTGTCTAGGTTGTACTTATCGGAATTGACAGGAActgctgttagagcatagctcggtcaaactcgcatgcgttgctatctcaagcatgtttttcaatgttagtgatcaaaattatgagtcttgatttctagcctattatagctaagtctcggactaggatagaaaagtgtagttgagctcaaggacttcatggcgattgatcatacaacgacgaagatctactcaaggaaccgtggaacttcatcaacaaaaaggtatgtggagacttgaacttatctatcactcaaaagtctatctattctatctcatacttcttatgagacaaaaagtcgtatgctatatagactggatcatacacatttgacatttcgagctgagtattcactacttatctttttctcgaaatcgtgtgttggtaaagcgtttcgccttgatcaagtttatcttcacctagtgacgaaagtcatgaaaagtttcaattactttgagaattgctctgacgtgaaacgatctgtgaataacggctatataacgtcctctgagaatgtctcaatgattgaaatgagagtttagattacataaccatgtattccttaatccgaagttttcgaactttgttgattgagagaaaccggaggaattggctttgccaagtccgagaactgacggaagttctcttaccgagattttctactgagtttggaaaactttgccggtttccttaagtccgcgaacttgtttgtgagcttaagtggttatgatctaaagatgtgctctgaacatgaaacttgaattactaaggaatgctttatgcaaaccgtggctataaagttcatgaggcgattcatcgaatcgaatcatgtttgtttcaattgtgtcttgtgtagttacataagatctcatagcaattgaacagctctctaactagttcatttgagtcaattgaactagttatggtgaagaagaactaggttaatatgaaatgctcatatggttaaccttttgggttactatgttgaaccaacatacacgtacacgtttgggcacgtttttcacaaacccagtaaaagtctacccaagtgtgtgtgacaagctaagttttcgatctaacggttgagaaatattatatcgaatctaaatcatgttttcatctaacggtgaatatggattgctttgtaactaaggaaaaaccctgatttgaaggctatataaaggagacatctagcattgtgcaaaacaaatccccacacgtctgtgtgatactagtgcgctcgctagagacgattctcatttaacctttggttttcttctctaaaaccaggttaacgacttaaagactttattcggattgtgaagccagaccgatactactttatcgtagttgtgtgatctgatcttgcatcttctatcgtacgagtacaatctattgattggcttgagatcatgagagttctccgataggcaagataaagaagtcacaaacatcttcgtctcactgtttatgatttctcgacaaacctcttgtgtagtcaagaaggattgttgagaggtgattgattaatctaggttgttctttgggaatataagaccggattatcaattggttcctgttaaccttgattttatatcttaagacggaacaaaacctagggtttttctgtgggagacagatttattctttgatagacttttctgtgtgagacagatttgtttattatcaagtctgcgattttgggttgcagcaaatcttagttgtgggtgagatcagctaagggaatcaagtgcgcagtatcctgctgggatcagaggcgtaggagtacaactgtaccttgaattagtgggagactgattggggttcaactatagtccagtccgaagttagcttggagtaggctagtgtctgtagcggcttagtacagtgtgtattcaatctggactaggtcccggggtttttctgcatttgcggtttcctcgttgacaaaacttctggtgtatgcgttatttcttttccgcattatattttatataattgaaataatacatgctgtgcgttaagatcatcaattggaattgcaacatttggttgttcattgatattgattgatacttggatattggtctttgttaccgtccaagttattctttgtgtttgattaaagactcgctattgttttaacttgagtaaatcaaagcaagtgagagatattgactccttgcgatactttaatctagattgagtctgactgtctagttgattctctagcaaagtatttcggagttagtccatacagattgctaagcaaaatattgggtggtgttgttagacccccgatttttcaattggtatcagagcaggcaaacactgtaaacctaataagtttgtgtttgttcgttccttataaattgCCCTAtgtgaaatttctttggaaaacttgctcctggcatctgtaacacacgccagatttccttaaagattgttcagagattattatggAGAAAACCTTTAGATTCTCAtgataattcttcttcatctaaaagggaagttttagatgttaagaatcaatcagaagaaaaagataaaaagaaggaaagactgAGAAAACGCTCAATAGGTTCAAGGATATGGaaactcactagattaactcttgatctttttgaggaatactatcgagatggatcaattgataaagatccgttcgaaggcgtttttaaattcttagaaaaacttaaatctgttaagtctaagaatcattccgaaaaggtTTTTATATGTGTTAAATCTGTTAATACTGAACAACTCAGAAATCGGAGGTATCTTCTTCAGGCCAGACAAACGAAGGAAAGAAAGCTCTAACtgtcctgactatcatcattactttgattataccaCAGGGACTATCCACACATACCAACCGGAAATGTCGCATGAGAATATCTCTGCACATTCCGCCTCTTGGTAACGAGACTGGCACTTCCCTTTTGTATATATCTTGTAGAGGGGCAAGAAATAGATTGTGTTGTGTACAGAtgtgctttctactgcatccgttGTTTATGTTGTCATGGGTTGCATAACCTTTAATGTTCTaatggctaagaaaatcccataagCCTTATGTGGATCACGGTTCGTGTTCggcccaagcccatgaatgagggatatatgtGTGTATGTGGTCTGCGAACTTTCTCCTCCCTCTTCTTCccatccgcgtacgtgaacttctagggttttgtgttttgccttcattaaagcttctttggagaaattgagagaaagggtattcaatccaagtaagtatttctctctTGATCCTTGCTTAGTTCTAGTTCCATGATGAATACGAGAAAcacaaaaaggagttctaaaagctcaaaatcctctagcttgaatcctcctcATGATCAagactctcttagaattaggtttgtgaatgattcttattctagaatgtttgataagattgcttcaaaaggttttattctagaaaagaagttggatttttctagtgggcatgaagaggatttggtatgtttttcaaaattcaagcttggaaatatctttgatggtcttggtcaaggatttgattctcttacaagggtTTTCTATGCCAATgttcatgatgttgattatgataagatggaattcaaatccatgattggtaggaaaaagtttcttgttgatagagaactaatttcaaggattaccgaaATACCGTTGGGTGACGTACgactacctagaccaagtgatgaacgtccattgtatgatgatatctctatagGACTTTGTgaaaagaaggttgtttggagtcaaagGAAAGTTCCCGACTAATGATCTTAGTGTTGCTTTAGTAGCGTTTGGAAAACTCGAattctctaacctttgtccctccacgattgagaattcatggtggagttatgagtttgcggaattggtctacttCCTTGTATCCGGTAAGAAAAaacttgatatttgtggttttatcatctttcaaatgatgacaatgacttctcacatcaagatgttgggCTACCCTTGTTTGATTAGCCGGATTTCCCGGGATCGTGGACtcgattttattggaaattctcttggagtTCCTAAACTTGTCCGTCCGTGTACCTTccggcgtataagggaaaatgttcgaaagcgacaaagaggtactcctcttgatgttgaagaccctaccaccttgagcctTATTcagaaaattcacaagggtgtgtgtaaggttaatGCAAGAGTGAAGTGCTTAAAGAAGCAAGTGTCATtgattggaaccaagtgtcccgagctcaaggaagagttggatttaATTCAAGCATCCTGGAAATTATCCGATGATGAGTAATGATTTTAATtttatgcctagtatgtcttctttttggattagttggaagagtaactaatgctttgaatagcgaagattgtgactacacatagctatttttgttttcatcttcttacgattattttttaggtttattggtttttaaattctaaaaatatttggaggatgatatgattgcagtattaatatgttttgaagtattgcaatatttttatgggatatgtattgtttgcgtctgtgaacttgaaggtcccatattgtgtcaaaagtaaagtcgttcataaattgatattcgtattgatgaaaagacgaatggacttttgacaattacaaaagttatgcctatgcagtcatttatttgatggaaaataggatgaaatcttttgtttgacaaggataaagtctattatgtcgttatgcaaataataatggaaaatagaatagatccttgtatgttatccacggtattgatctttattgatccattttgttatgttttaccgtgaaggctccattgtgtatcttatgttgagcaccttacaactatgtcgattaatattggccttgttggttgttccatgagatgctatatgttgagcattcttgaactaaattaatcatcttgattggttatttagttatttgcgccgaaagtcttcttttgttgagcaaaatcttttgacaattaaattgattgcttcggtgattagtttggttgtgtattccaattagcttaattataggttctattgtgattaatctagttgagtttttcatatattccacaagttcttgtgttgagtatatgaatggataTACTAATcgtgttctattggttgatgtagtcgtttattccataaggttttccttacgttgagtatttgaacgattaaggtagtcatctccgtgtggttatcttagtcgtagctccgtgagttttcttatgttgagcacaatcaattaaattgatcacttttgtggtttgatttagttgagtattccaattaaattaatcatgggtttacttgtgattaatttgattgagttttggatatagaaaatcatttccatggtttttgtgtccaattaaaaaatccttattttctttcgaaattaaggccgctcttgttgttctttcgg
Above is a genomic segment from Papaver somniferum cultivar HN1 chromosome 10, ASM357369v1, whole genome shotgun sequence containing:
- the LOC113319685 gene encoding universal stress protein PHOS34-like encodes the protein MAAEKPVMMVGIDDSEHSFYALQWTIDRFFASFSEEQQPYKLVIVHSKPAPASVIGLAGPGAAEVLPFVEMDLKRAATRIVEKAKEVIGKAVKEITVDVVEGDARNVLCDAVERHHATVLVVGSHGYGALKRAVLGSVSDYCAHHAHCNVMIVKKLKTKN